AAAGCCGCACTCGTAAGGAGAATCTTTTTCTGAATAGGATTTGGAGGGGGCTAAAACTTTACCCAACACAATAGGGGCAAGACCGACGCCGAGACCAACGAGAATAAACAACAGTACTGGGAAGTAATTTGAAAGGTTCAACTTCTTCTATCCTGTGTCAGATTTCCAAACGTTCGAATTATCAACGACTTTCATTTTGGGACTCTTGATTTACAACAATAAGACAAGAATTCCCGACCAAACTAATCCACTTTGGTGCCGACGGCGAGACTCGAACTCGCACAGCCTAAGCCACTACCCCCTCAAGATAGCGTGTCTACCAATTTCACCACGTCGGCATCTTGGAAAAGCCCTACAACAACCCTCAATTCTACCGCATTGCACCTTCCAAAAAGGTGCAAATTAGCGAGGTACAACCGGTTTACTCGGTTCTGAACTTGCCCCATTTGCTGGCGTAGCACCACCTTGCTGGGAAGGGGCAACCGTCGGTAAGGTTGAATTAGACATAACCCCTGACTCAACAGGCTTTTTAGTGCCCAACCACGTAATCCCTAGGGTGCTCACGAAAAAGATCACCGCAAAAATAGCGGTAGTCCGCGATAGGAAGTTTGAAGATCCAGTTGCTCCAAAGAGGCTTCCTGAGGAACCAGAGCCAAATGCGGCACCCATATCGGCGCCCTTACCTTGTTGAATCAAGACCAAGCCAATAATGGCTAATGCAGAAATTACTTGCAGGACCACGAATAAAGTTTTAAGCCATTCCATATCTGTTCTCCATATCTCCGTTCATCATGCAATCCGTCAAGCCCGACAAATTGCTAAAAACTCCTTGGCATCTAACGATGCGCCGCCTACCAACGCCCCATCGATATCGGGCATCGCAAAAAGCTCCGTAGCGTTATCGGCCCGGACACTGCCTCCGTAAACAATCCCAATATGAGACGCTACGTCATCATCAAACTCGGCTAACTGCAAACGAATCGCTCGGTGCATGTCTTGGGCCATTTGCGCACTCGCAACCTTACCGGTACCAATCGCCCAAATTGGTTCGTATGCAATCAAGCAATCCACCAAGCGGTCCTGCAAGGTGCTGACTTGACTAGCAACCTGTCGCCTAACCACCTCCACTGCGCGCCCTGAATTTCGTTCATCGGCGGTCTCACCAACGCAAATAATCGGGGTCAACTCATGGTCTAAAGCCTGCTCTGCTTTGAGGGCAATGCTCTCATTAGCCTCGCCGTATTGCATGCGACGCTCCGAGTGACCGACGATCACAAAGCGAACGCCCATCTCCTGCAACATACTTGCACTCACCTCGCCCGTGTATGGCCCCGATGCATAAGCTGACACGTCCTGCGCCCCTAGCTGAAGCTGAGAACTTCCTAAATAATGACTGCATTCTTGCAAATACGGAAAAGGCACGCACACACCAAAACGCCGTCCAGCCGGCATACCCTGTTGCATTTCCTCAATAACCGTTTGCATCCAATCCCGATTACTGCGAACACTGCCATTCATCTTCCAATTACCGATGACCGTCAATGCGCGCATACTAAACCTCTTACACCGTTAAAACAATTTTTCCAACATGCTCGCTCGATTCCATCAGTCGATGTGCATCGGCAGCTTGCTCTAAGGAAAATGTTTTATAAATCACTGGTTTTAATTGGCCAGAATTTAGTAGAGGCCAAACCGATTGATACAACTCTTTCGCAATTTGATGCTTAAAGGCAACGGGTCTCGGACGCAAGGTGGATCCCGTAATTGATAAGCGGCGACGTAATATCTGTGCAGTATTCACTTCGGCCTTTGAACCACCCATAATAGCGATTACCACAATGCGACCATCATCGGCCAAGCAATCAATCTCGCGCTGCAAATACGTGCCAGTAACCATGTCCAAAATCACATCGACACCCTTACCATTCGTGGCTTTCTTAACCTCCTCCACAAAATCTTGGGTTTTGTAGTTGATCGCTAGATCGGCACCTAATTGTGTACACGCTGCGCACTTTTCATCGCTTCCAGCAGTAACAAACACCCGGTGACCGAATGCTTTGCCAATGAGAATCGCGGTCACTCCAATGCCACTTGAGCCTCCTTGCACCAACAAGGTCTCACCTTTACTCAAATGGCCCCGTTGAAAGACGTTGCTCCACACAGTAAAGAAGGTTTCGGGTAAGGAAGCTGCCTCGATATCAGTAAAGCCTTTTGGATAGGGCAAGCATTGCGCAATTGGGGCGGTGCATAAATCGGCATACCCACCACCTTGCACCAGGGCACAAACTTTATCGCCCAGCTTTAAACCGAAGGTGTTATCGGGGTGAGCTAGGTCACCCCCAATAATCTCTCCAGCCACTTCAAGGCCAGGGATATCGGATGCGCCTGGAGGAACGGGGTAATGGCCTTTTCGCTGCAAGACATCTGGACGATTAATACCAGCCGCCTTCACCCGAATTAAGACCTCACCGGAGCCCGAACCAGGCACAGATGGATCTGGACGCTCAGCTTTGACCAACATTTCTGGAGCGCCATACTCCCGAATCTCCATCACACGCATCGCAATACTCCCGCTTAAACAGTCTCGTTTGGACTATCGCTTGCCTGAGCATCTGCTGCACCAGACTCTTGGGACAACAGGGCTTTCATGGACAAACGTAAGCGGCCGCGCTCATCGGCTGCGAGTAATTTCACACGCACAACCTGACCCTCTTGCAAGAAGTCTTTGACATCTTTCACGCGCTCAGTCGAGATCTCGGAGATATGTAAGAGTCCATCTTTGCCGGGCAGGATGTTCACAAGGGCTCCGAACTCAAGTAACTTCACTACAGGGCCCTCATAGACCTTCCCAACTTCGGCTTCAGCGGTAATGCCTTCAATCTTGGCTTTTGCTTGCGCCATACCTTCCGCGCTTGTCGAAGCAATGGTAACCGTACCATCATCTTTGATATCGATGCTGCAACCGGTCTCTTTAGTGAGCGCCTGAATCGTTGCACCGCCCTTACCAATGACTTCACGAATCTTGTCTGGATGAATCTTGAAAGTCACCATGCGTGGTGCGTGCTCAGAAAGTTCGGTGCGTACAGAGCTCATGGCTTCTTGCATCTTGCTCAGAATATGCAAGCGACCCTCTTGGGCCTGAGCCAAAGCAACCTGCATAATTTCTTTGGTAATTCCCTGAACTTTAATGTCCATCTGCAAAGCCGTAATCCCGTTGGCGGTACCGGCTACTTTGAAGTCCATATCACCCAGGTGATCTTCATCACCCAAGATATCGGTTAATACCGCAAAGCGATTGCCATCCAAAATCAGGCCCATAGCCACTCCGGCCACATGCGCCTTCACCGGAACACCGGCATCCATCAGAGCCAAGCAACCACCGCATACCGAGGCCATTGATGACGAACCATTGGATTCCGTAATCTCAGAAACCAAACGAATGCTGTAAGCAAACTCTTCCATACTTGGCAACACGGGTACTAAAGCACGCTTTGCTAAACGGCCGTGACCAATCTCGCGACGCTTAGGGGTACCAACACGACCTGTCTCACCAGTTGCAAATGGAGGCATGTTGTAGTGGAACATAAAGCGATCGCGGTACTCACCTTCGAGCGCATCAATGATTTGTTCATCGCGCGCAGTTCCAAGGGTTGCAACGACTAAGGCTTGCGTCTCTCCGCGGGTAAATAGAGCAGAACCGTGGGTACGAGGCAATACGCCATTACGAATTTCAATGGGGCGTACGGTTCGGGTATCGCGACCATCAATACGTGGCTCGCCATTAAGAATTTGGCTACGCACGATCTTTGCTTCAATCTCAAACAAGAGATTACCAACTTCGACTTCATTCACTTCGCCCTCAGCGGCTAACTGAGTCATGACATTGGCAACCACTTCTTTAATCTTGGTGGAGCGGGCTTGCTTTTGACGAATTTGATACGCATCGCGCAATGGGCCTTCGGCCAAGCTTTGTAACTTCGCAATCAAGGCATCATTCTTTGCGGCAGGCTTCCAATCCCACTCGGGCTTGCCCGCATCGCGCACGAGTTCCTGGATTGCATTAATCGCAATTTGCGACTGTTCGTGACCATAAACTACAGCACCCAACATCACGGACTCAGATAACTGCTGCGCTTCAGACTCCACCATTAATACTGCTGCCTGAGTACCCGCCACGATCAAATCGAGTTCACTCGTTGTTTGCTCGCTGCGATTCGGATTAAGCAAATACTGACCATCACGATAACCAACGCGCGCTGCGCCCATCGGACCATTAAATGGAATACCCGAAATCGCCAAGGCTGCAGACGATGCGATCAAAGCAGGAATATCGGCAGGCACATCAGGATTAATTGACATCACATGCACGACTACCTGAACTTCGTTATAGAACCCTTCAGGAAATAATGGGCGAATCGGACGATCAATTAAACGTGAGATTAAAGTCTCGCCTTCAGACGGACGTCCCTCACGACGAAAGAATCCACCAGGGATCTTGCCAGCTGAATAGGTCTTCTCAATATAGTCAACCGTTAAGGGGAAAAAGTCCTGACCCTCTTTGGCGGTTTTAGCACCGACTACCGTAGCAAGCACCACGGTGTCGTCCATATTAAGAAGTACCGCACCACTCGATTGGCGAGCAATCTCGCCGGTTTCCATCGTGACCGTGTGTTGGCCCCATTGAAACGTTTTTACAACTTTATGAAACATTGACATCTTTTTTTCTCCAAACATACACACCGCGGATCCACAGCGCCGCGGTATCACTGGAGTGATTGATTGATGAACCCAATTGGGATGCCATTCCAGTGCACCTCTTTAAAAAGAAGTGCATTGGAATGACACGATCCCTAGAAGCCGGTCATCTTGAACCACTCAAAGTAGAGCCTTGCCCGTTTGGCAACACCCTACTTCATTGCAATGCTGACAAAAACAAGAAATTACTTACGTAAACCTAGTTTGTCGATCAGCGCGCGATAACGGTCCAGATCCTTGCTCTTGAGGTAATCCAAGAGACGGCGACGGCGCGAGACCATTTTCAGCAAGCCACGACGGCTGTGATGATCTTTTGCATTTGCCTTGAAATGGGGGGTAAGTTCATTGATACGAGCAGTTAATAATGCCACCTGAACTTCGGGGCTACCCGTATCGTTTGCGCCACGCGCGTTTTGTTTGACGATTTCCGCCTTATTAATGTCTGCAACTGCCATTTTCATACTCCATACGTGCGGTCACTCAAGCTTGCACCTGATATGCCGTGTTAATAAAAAGCTTTATAAATCAAAGCTTCAGCATTCTAACAGACCGCCGTCTGCCAATGCATACCAAGCGGCCTACTAGTAAATAAGTTTATATAAATCAATAACTTATGATTTTAAGGTGCCATTTGGGCATTCAGTTTCATGGCGCTTGGATCGTGTAATTTATTCAATGCCGCCAAATAAGCCTTGGCAGAGGCAGCAATAATGTCTGGATCCATCCCCACGCCGTTCACAATCCGCCCTCCCTTAGAGAGACGAACCGTGACCTCCCCCTGCGACTCAGTGCCCGACGTGATGGCATTGACCGAGTAGAGCAATAACTCAGCACCACTTTGTACCTTACTCTCAATGGCGTGCAAAGTAGCATCAACCGGACCATTGCCTTGGGCTTCAGAGTGCACGTCGTGACCGCCCATCTTAAATACCACCTTCGCCATTGGCTTTTCACCGGTCTCGGAGTGCTGGTTCAATGAAATAAAGCTAAAGTGCTCACTTTGATCAGCCACCGAAGAATCCGACATCAAGGAAATAATGTCTTCATCAAAAATCTCGGCTTTTTGATCGGCTAAAGCTTTAAAGCGAGCAAATGCATCATTGAGTTCACTCTCCGACTCCAATACCACACCTAACTCAGAAATACGTTGTTTGAAGGCATTCCGACCGGATAACTTACCAAGCACGATGCGATTGGTCGCCCAGCCCACATCTTCAGCCCGCATAATCTCGTAAGTATCACGAGCCTTCAATACACCATCTTGATGGATACCCGATGCATGAGCAAAGGCATTTGCACCAACCACGGCTTTATTGGGCTGCACCACAAAGCCTGTGATTTGCGAAACCAATTTAGAAGCCGGTACGATTTGTTTGGTATCGATCCCCACTTCCAACCTAAAGAAATCCTTGCGAGTACGAACTGCCATCACAATTTCTTCTAAGGAAGTATTACCTGCCCGCTCGCCCAGACCATTAATCGTGCACTCTACTTGGCGAGCACCGCCAATGTGAACGCCGGCTAATGAGTTGGCCACACCCATCCCTAAATCGTTATGGCAATGCACGGACCAAATCGCTTTATCCGAGTTCGGAATCCGAGTACGTAAAGTTTTAATGAACTCGCCATAGAGTTCGGGGACAGCATATCCAACCGTATCAGGAACGTTTATCGTGGTTGCGCCTTCAGCAATAACAGCCTCTAAGACTCGGCACAAGAAGTCCATATCCGAACGGTAGCCATCCTCTGGAGAGAACTCAATATCCCCCGCCAAATTTCTGGCAAAGCGGATGGACTTTTTTGCTTGCTCATACACCTGCTCCGGGGTCATGCGCAATTTCTTTTCCATATGCAAAGCGCTAGTGGCCAAGAACACATGAATGCGTTTTGCGTTAGCTGCCTTTAGGGCATCAGAGGCCCGAGTAATATCGGTCTCATTGGCACGTGCGAGGGAGCATACGACTGAATCCTTCACCGCGGCAGCAACCGCAGAGATTGCTGCAAAGTCACCCTCTGAGCTAGCCGCAAAGCCGGCCTCGATCACATCAACTCGTAAGCGTTCAAGTTGACGTGCAATCCGCACCTTCTCATCTCGAGTCATGGATGCACCAGGCGACTGCTCACCGTCACGCAAGGTGGTATCAAAAATAATTAATCGATCACTCATCATTGATTCCTTCTTTAATAATCCAATGCTCCGTTTTCTAAAACAAAAACCCCAGCAATTTAGCTGGGGCTGGTTTGCGAACTTAGTGCCTTACTTCATGTGTCTAAGCGCGACCCGCCCCGAGCCTAAGGCCCAGTGCTAGAAGAAGTAGAAGTGCGCTTAATTGGTTCATCATGGAAATAATATACCGCATTTACTCGGACTTAGCTGAGACTGTGGTTTCTCCACCAATCCGACGACCCATCGCCCGCTCCCACATCCACAATACATAGCCAGACAGGGAATACACCACAAAGAGGCCAAACAGAGTTAGTGGTGGATTTGAAGAAATCAAGACAAAACCCAAGATCAAAAGAACCATAACCCAGAAAGGCACACGGTAACGAATATCCAAGGCCTTACCGCTGTAGAAACGGGCATTCGAAACCATGGTTAGTCCTGCATAAATCGTAATGAAAAAGGTGACTAATGGAATTGCCGAATCCTTCACGGGTATCTTGTTATCGTCTGCCAACCAAATGAAACCAGCCAAGAGCGCTGCGGCCGCAGGGCTTGGCAAACCCTGGAAAAACTTTTTATCAACCACGCCAATATTGGCATTAAAGCGGGCTAGACGAAGTGCGGCGCCAGCACAGTAGGTAAATGCTGCTAACCAGCCCCACTTGCCCAGATCTTTTAAAACCCACTCATAGGCCACCAACGCTGGGGCCACCCCAAATGAGACCATGTCTGCCAAAGAATCGTATTGCTCACCAAACGCACTTTGCGTATTGGTCATTCGCGCAATTCGGCCATCCATGCCATCAAGAACCAGTGAAGCAAAGACCGCAATCGCTGCGATCTCAAAACGATGGTTCATGGCGTTCACAATGGCAAAGAACCCACAAAATAATGCCGCCGTGGTGAATAAATTCGGTAATAAGTAAATCCCTTTGTTCCGAGGCCTTGGTGGATCTTCGATCAGATCATCCTCGTGCGACTCATCGGCCGAGCTCCAGTCCTCACGCCGTGTATTTTTACTCCGCAGAAAGCGGGGGCGGCCCATTCGGAACTTACGACGCGAAGTCATGTTGCTAATCTAATCCTGGTAAGCGAGCTAACGCAGTATTGGTAGCAAAAACTTTTTCACCGACGCTAACCAAGGGCTCAGCATCTAAAGGCAAATACACATCGACCCGGGAACCAAAGCGAATAAAGCCATAACGCTCCCCGCGCTTCACACGATCATTAATGTGGATGTAGCACAAAATACGACGAGCAATTAAACCGGCGATTTGCACAAGGGTGATGGTCTTGCCATTGGCATCGATCACGACCGCATTGCGCTCATTTTCGGTAGAGGCTTTATCAATACTGGCGTTAAAGAACTTGCCTGGAAAATAGGTAACTTGCTTAATCAGTCCATTCACCGCAGACCGATTGGAGTGCACATTAAAGACATTCATGAACACGCTAATCTTTAAGGCTTCCCGATTGGCATAGGGATCATGGGCTTTCTCAACCACCACAATGCGCCCATCCGCTGGCGATAAAACAAGATCCTTACCAAGGGGCGCGATTCGTTGTGGATCACGAAAGAATTGCAGCGTGAAGGTGAAGAATAGCCAGAGCGGCCAAGACCAGAAAAAACCGGCATAGCGATGGACCACAAAAGCCAGAACCCCAATCACAACTAAATAGAGCCAGCCCTCTTTGGCAATGATGGGGTGTGGATACATCATCGGATGATTACCTTCTGAGCTTAGTTCTTCGATTGGTCAACGAGTTTGTTTTTCGCAATCCAAGGCATCATGGCGCGCAATTTCGCACCCACAACTTCAATCTCATGATCAGCGGTCAAACGGCGACGTGAAATCAGGGTGGGTGCACCAGCGCGATTTTCAAGGATGAAGCTCTTGGCATACTCACCCGTCTGAATATCGTGCAAGGCTTTACGCATCGCATTCTTGGTGTCCTCGGTCACAATCCTTGGACCAGTGACGTACTCACCATACTCGGCATTGTTTGAAATCGAGTAGTTCATGTTGGCGATACCGCCTTCATAAATGAGGTCCACAATTAACTTCAACTCATGCAGGCACTCAAAATAGGCCATCTCCGGGGCATAACCGGCTTCAACCAAGGTCTCATATCCGGCTTTAATTAACTCCACAGTACCGCCGCATAAGACAGCTTGCTCACCAAACAAATCGGTTTCGGTCTCTTCTCGGAAATTGGTCTCAATCACGCCAGCACGGCCACCGCCATTCGCAGTTGCATAAGAGAGGGCTAAATCACGTGCTGAGCCCGACTTGTCTTGATAGACCGCGATCAAATGGGGTACGCCACCGCCTTGGGTGTATGTGCTACGAACGGTATGGCCAGGTGCCTTCGGAGCAATCATGATGACATCCAAATCGGCGCGAGGAATCACTTGACCATAATGCACATTAAAACCGTGGGCAAACGCTAAGGCGGCGCCTTGTTTGATGTTGGCATGTACTTCGTTCTTGTAGACTTCGGCAATTTGCTCATCGGGCAACAGCATCATCACAACGTCTGCGTCTTTCACTGCCTCAGCAACTTCTTTGACTTGTAAACCGGCATTGGCTGCTTTTTTCCACGATGCGCCATCTTTACGCAAACCCACGGTGACCTTCACGCCAGAGTCATTCAAGTTTTGCGCGTGGGCATGACCCTGTGAGCCATAACCAATAATGGTGACTTTTTTACCTTTGATCAGGGACAGATCGGCGTCCTTGTCATAAAAAACTTTCATACGATTTCCTTAAATTAAATAAAGAGTGATTAAAACTAAACTTTCAGAATACGTTCACCGCGCCCAATTCCCGAACCGCCAGAACGGACTGTTTCAAGAATGGATGCGCGATCAATTGCGCTAATGAATGCATCTAACTTACTACTCACACCAGTGAGCTCAATCGTGTAACTTTTATCAGTCACATCGATAATGCGTCCGCGGAATATATCCGTGGTGCGCTTTAATTCCTCGCGCTCCTTACCAACCGCCCGCACTTTGATCATCATCAGTTCGCGCTCGATGTGTGGGCCTTCCGTTAAATCAAATACTTTCACCACCTCAACCAAGCGATTGAGGTGCTTGGTAATTTGTTCAATCACATCATCTGAGCCAATCGTGACCAAGGTCATGCGGGATAGGGATGGGTCTTCAGTCGGTGCGACGCTAAGAGTCTCAATGTTGTAACCGCGAGCCGAGAATAAGCCAACGACTCGCGAGAGCGCTCCCGGCTCGTTCTCGAGCAAAACAGAAATAATGTGACGCATTAGAGATCCTCACTTCCAAGCAGCATCTCACTAATGCCCTTACCTGCTTGTACCATGGGCCAGACGTTTTCCTGCGGATCAATCTGGAAATCCATAAACACAGTGCGATCCTTTAATTTGAGAGCCTCTTTGAGTGCGGGCTCAACATCTGCTTTGGTCTCAATGCGCATCCCCACATGACCATAGGCTTCAGCCAACTTCACAAAATCGGGCAATGAATCCATGTAGGAACTGGAATAGCGCTTACTGTAGGTTAATTCTTGCCATTGACGCACCATGCCTAAATATCGATTGTTTAAGGAAACAATCTTGATCGGCGTGTTGTACTGAGTCAGCGTTGAAAGTTCTTGAATACACATTTGGATCGAACCCTCTCCGGTGATGGTAACGACCTCCTGATCTGGGAATGCTTTTTTAATGCCCATGGCATAAGGCAAACCAACGCCCATGGTGCCTAAGCCACCCGAGTTAATCCAGCGCCGTGGTTCATTGAACTTGTAGAACTGGGCTGCCCACATCTGATGTTGGCCAACGTCTGAGCACACAAAGGCATCGCCCTTGGTCAGCTCCCACAGTTTTTCAACGACGTATTGAGGCTTGACGATTTGGGAATCACGATCGTACTTCAAGCAATCGCGCTTCTTCCATTCATTAATCTGATCCCACCAGGCTTTCACCTTCGCTTGATTCTTACGCGCCGGTGCCGCTCTTAATTGAGCACTCATATCAACCAAAATCTCTTTGAGATCACCCACAATCGGAACGTCTACCTTGACGCGCTTTGAAATCACCGATGGGTCAATATCAATATGAACAATTTTGCGAGGATGACTTGCGAAGTGTGCAGGGTTACCGATCACGCGGTCATCAAAACGGGCACCAATTGCAATCAATACATCGCAGTGCTGCATCGCCATATTGGCTTCATAGGTGCCGTGCATTCCAAGCATGCCCACAAACTGCTGATGCGTCCCCGGGAATCCACCCAAGCCCATCAGAGTATTGGTCACTGGATAACCTAAAAGCTCAGCAAACTCTTTGAGTTCCTTGGCGGCTTCGGCCATGATGATGCCGCCACCGGTATAAATATAGGGGCGCTCAGCCTCTTGTAATAGGGATACTGCTT
This genomic window from Polynucleobacter sp. MWH-UH24A contains:
- the rpsO gene encoding 30S ribosomal protein S15, coding for MAVADINKAEIVKQNARGANDTGSPEVQVALLTARINELTPHFKANAKDHHSRRGLLKMVSRRRRLLDYLKSKDLDRYRALIDKLGLRK
- the ilvC gene encoding ketol-acid reductoisomerase encodes the protein MKVFYDKDADLSLIKGKKVTIIGYGSQGHAHAQNLNDSGVKVTVGLRKDGASWKKAANAGLQVKEVAEAVKDADVVMMLLPDEQIAEVYKNEVHANIKQGAALAFAHGFNVHYGQVIPRADLDVIMIAPKAPGHTVRSTYTQGGGVPHLIAVYQDKSGSARDLALSYATANGGGRAGVIETNFREETETDLFGEQAVLCGGTVELIKAGYETLVEAGYAPEMAYFECLHELKLIVDLIYEGGIANMNYSISNNAEYGEYVTGPRIVTEDTKNAMRKALHDIQTGEYAKSFILENRAGAPTLISRRRLTADHEIEVVGAKLRAMMPWIAKNKLVDQSKN
- the pssA gene encoding CDP-diacylglycerol--serine O-phosphatidyltransferase produces the protein MTSRRKFRMGRPRFLRSKNTRREDWSSADESHEDDLIEDPPRPRNKGIYLLPNLFTTAALFCGFFAIVNAMNHRFEIAAIAVFASLVLDGMDGRIARMTNTQSAFGEQYDSLADMVSFGVAPALVAYEWVLKDLGKWGWLAAFTYCAGAALRLARFNANIGVVDKKFFQGLPSPAAAALLAGFIWLADDNKIPVKDSAIPLVTFFITIYAGLTMVSNARFYSGKALDIRYRVPFWVMVLLILGFVLISSNPPLTLFGLFVVYSLSGYVLWMWERAMGRRIGGETTVSAKSE
- a CDS encoding 2-isopropylmalate synthase translates to MSDRLIIFDTTLRDGEQSPGASMTRDEKVRIARQLERLRVDVIEAGFAASSEGDFAAISAVAAAVKDSVVCSLARANETDITRASDALKAANAKRIHVFLATSALHMEKKLRMTPEQVYEQAKKSIRFARNLAGDIEFSPEDGYRSDMDFLCRVLEAVIAEGATTINVPDTVGYAVPELYGEFIKTLRTRIPNSDKAIWSVHCHNDLGMGVANSLAGVHIGGARQVECTINGLGERAGNTSLEEIVMAVRTRKDFFRLEVGIDTKQIVPASKLVSQITGFVVQPNKAVVGANAFAHASGIHQDGVLKARDTYEIMRAEDVGWATNRIVLGKLSGRNAFKQRISELGVVLESESELNDAFARFKALADQKAEIFDEDIISLMSDSSVADQSEHFSFISLNQHSETGEKPMAKVVFKMGGHDVHSEAQGNGPVDATLHAIESKVQSGAELLLYSVNAITSGTESQGEVTVRLSKGGRIVNGVGMDPDIIAASAKAYLAALNKLHDPSAMKLNAQMAP
- the tpiA gene encoding triose-phosphate isomerase, producing MRALTVIGNWKMNGSVRSNRDWMQTVIEEMQQGMPAGRRFGVCVPFPYLQECSHYLGSSQLQLGAQDVSAYASGPYTGEVSASMLQEMGVRFVIVGHSERRMQYGEANESIALKAEQALDHELTPIICVGETADERNSGRAVEVVRRQVASQVSTLQDRLVDCLIAYEPIWAIGTGKVASAQMAQDMHRAIRLQLAEFDDDVASHIGIVYGGSVRADNATELFAMPDIDGALVGGASLDAKEFLAICRA
- a CDS encoding acetolactate synthase 3 catalytic subunit — encoded protein: MNTSNAEFLATKGGQDATGPQSDSTSPAKQPAPEMIGAEMLVHALHAEGVEYVWGYPGGAVLFIYDEIFKQDKFEHILVRHEQAAVHAADGYARATGKVGVALVTSGPGVTNAVTGIATAYTDSIPMVIITGNVPTYAIGEDAFQEADTVGITRPIVKHNFLVKDVNDLAVTLKKAFHIARTGRPGPVLVDIPKDVSATKGPFVYPDSLSMRSYNPVIKGHSGQIRKAVSLLQEAERPYIYTGGGIIMAEAAKELKEFAELLGYPVTNTLMGLGGFPGTHQQFVGMLGMHGTYEANMAMQHCDVLIAIGARFDDRVIGNPAHFASHPRKIVHIDIDPSVISKRVKVDVPIVGDLKEILVDMSAQLRAAPARKNQAKVKAWWDQINEWKKRDCLKYDRDSQIVKPQYVVEKLWELTKGDAFVCSDVGQHQMWAAQFYKFNEPRRWINSGGLGTMGVGLPYAMGIKKAFPDQEVVTITGEGSIQMCIQELSTLTQYNTPIKIVSLNNRYLGMVRQWQELTYSKRYSSSYMDSLPDFVKLAEAYGHVGMRIETKADVEPALKEALKLKDRTVFMDFQIDPQENVWPMVQAGKGISEMLLGSEDL
- the pnp gene encoding polyribonucleotide nucleotidyltransferase; this translates as MSMFHKVVKTFQWGQHTVTMETGEIARQSSGAVLLNMDDTVVLATVVGAKTAKEGQDFFPLTVDYIEKTYSAGKIPGGFFRREGRPSEGETLISRLIDRPIRPLFPEGFYNEVQVVVHVMSINPDVPADIPALIASSAALAISGIPFNGPMGAARVGYRDGQYLLNPNRSEQTTSELDLIVAGTQAAVLMVESEAQQLSESVMLGAVVYGHEQSQIAINAIQELVRDAGKPEWDWKPAAKNDALIAKLQSLAEGPLRDAYQIRQKQARSTKIKEVVANVMTQLAAEGEVNEVEVGNLLFEIEAKIVRSQILNGEPRIDGRDTRTVRPIEIRNGVLPRTHGSALFTRGETQALVVATLGTARDEQIIDALEGEYRDRFMFHYNMPPFATGETGRVGTPKRREIGHGRLAKRALVPVLPSMEEFAYSIRLVSEITESNGSSSMASVCGGCLALMDAGVPVKAHVAGVAMGLILDGNRFAVLTDILGDEDHLGDMDFKVAGTANGITALQMDIKVQGITKEIMQVALAQAQEGRLHILSKMQEAMSSVRTELSEHAPRMVTFKIHPDKIREVIGKGGATIQALTKETGCSIDIKDDGTVTIASTSAEGMAQAKAKIEGITAEAEVGKVYEGPVVKLLEFGALVNILPGKDGLLHISEISTERVKDVKDFLQEGQVVRVKLLAADERGRLRLSMKALLSQESGAADAQASDSPNETV
- a CDS encoding NAD(P)H-quinone oxidoreductase yields the protein MRVMEIREYGAPEMLVKAERPDPSVPGSGSGEVLIRVKAAGINRPDVLQRKGHYPVPPGASDIPGLEVAGEIIGGDLAHPDNTFGLKLGDKVCALVQGGGYADLCTAPIAQCLPYPKGFTDIEAASLPETFFTVWSNVFQRGHLSKGETLLVQGGSSGIGVTAILIGKAFGHRVFVTAGSDEKCAACTQLGADLAINYKTQDFVEEVKKATNGKGVDVILDMVTGTYLQREIDCLADDGRIVVIAIMGGSKAEVNTAQILRRRLSITGSTLRPRPVAFKHQIAKELYQSVWPLLNSGQLKPVIYKTFSLEQAADAHRLMESSEHVGKIVLTV
- the secG gene encoding preprotein translocase subunit SecG; amino-acid sequence: MEWLKTLFVVLQVISALAIIGLVLIQQGKGADMGAAFGSGSSGSLFGATGSSNFLSRTTAIFAVIFFVSTLGITWLGTKKPVESGVMSNSTLPTVAPSQQGGATPANGASSEPSKPVVPR
- the ilvN gene encoding acetolactate synthase small subunit, which produces MRHIISVLLENEPGALSRVVGLFSARGYNIETLSVAPTEDPSLSRMTLVTIGSDDVIEQITKHLNRLVEVVKVFDLTEGPHIERELMMIKVRAVGKEREELKRTTDIFRGRIIDVTDKSYTIELTGVSSKLDAFISAIDRASILETVRSGGSGIGRGERILKV
- a CDS encoding phosphatidylserine decarboxylase translates to MMYPHPIIAKEGWLYLVVIGVLAFVVHRYAGFFWSWPLWLFFTFTLQFFRDPQRIAPLGKDLVLSPADGRIVVVEKAHDPYANREALKISVFMNVFNVHSNRSAVNGLIKQVTYFPGKFFNASIDKASTENERNAVVIDANGKTITLVQIAGLIARRILCYIHINDRVKRGERYGFIRFGSRVDVYLPLDAEPLVSVGEKVFATNTALARLPGLD